The genome window TTAAGTCCTATTATTACTTATATATTCCTGCAATTTTATCTATTATCTTTTGTGTTTTAGTTAATAAACTATTTTCTAAGCAAAATAAATTGACTCGTTTGATAACTATTACTATTTTTAGTTTTTTAATGGTGCGTTATATTTTGTGGCGTAGTTTAGCTAGTTTAAATTTTAGTGATAAGACTACAGGACTATTTAGTATTGTTTTATTAGGTATTGAATTATTTTTTATTTTTAGTCCCCTCTTACAAAATTTGCTCATGTTAGGGCTAAAGTTCAGAAATAAAGAGGCAGATAGATTAAGTCAAACGGTTATTGATGGTAGTTATCAACCTACAGTAGATGTTTTAATTCCTACTTATAATGAACCCTACGATATTATCAAAAAAACCATTGTTGCTTGTCAAGGAATAGATTATCAAAGAAAAAAAGTATATTTATTAGATGATGGAGATAGAAAAGAAATTGCTCAATTAGCTTATGAATTAGGATGTAATTATATTACTCGTCCTGATAATTGTCATGCTAAGGCTGGTAATTTAAATAATGCTTTAAAACATACCGATGGAGAATTGATTACGGTGTTTGATGCTGATTTTATTCCTCAGCAAAATTTTTTAACTCGCACGGTGGGCTTTTTTCAAAAACAAAAACTAGCCCTACTACAAACTTATCAGAGTTTTTATTCTCCTGATCCTGTTACTCGTAATTTAGGTTTAGAAAAGAATTTCCCTCCTGATGTAGAAATTTTTTCCCGTCATTATCAAGTAATCAGGGATAGTTGGCAGAGTGCTTTATGTTATGGTAGTTCTTTTTTAGTGAGACGATCGCACTTATTAGACATTGGGGGTTTTTGTCAAAATTCTCTCAGTGAAGACTATCACACGGGAGTGAAGTTATCGGCGCAGGGGTATGAGGTGGCATATCTAAATGAGAGTTTGAGCGCAGGATTATCGGCGGAAAACATTTTTGGGCATATTAGACAAAGGCAGAGATGGGCTAGAGGCACAATTCAATCTTTGTTTATTGCTGAAAATCCTTTAACTATCAAGGGGTTAAATTTTTGGCAGAGATTAGCCCATTTTGAGGGTATTATTCAATGGTTTACTAGCCCTTTACGCATTGCAATTTTCTTTTTGCCTTTGGCTTATACCGCTGGTATTTTGCCCATTGAGGCTAGTTTGCAAGAAATTATTTATTTTGTGGTGCCTTATTATTGTGTGCAGGTTGGTACTTTTGCATGGCTCAATTTTCGTAGTCGTTCGGCGATGATTTCGGAGGTTTATAATATTGTTACTACTTTTCCTGTGACGTGGGAGGTAATTCAAACTTTGATTACTCCTCTTGGTTCTATATTTAAGGTTACACCAAAGGGAACTAAGTGCGATCGCTATTATTTCAATTGGAGTCTAGCCTCTCCTTTATGTTTCGTTTTGGCGGTTAATGTGGCTAATTTAATTAGTATTATCGGCTTGATTCAAACAGATTCTTTGGGAGAATTAAATTCTGTGGGGGGAATTAGTTTAATTCTTTTTTGGAATATTTATAATTTGATGATTATTTCCCTTTCTCTTTGGGCAATGTTGGATATACCAAAGCCCAATAATTATGAATGGTTTAACATTTTTGAAGAAATTAGGGTTGTAATTGATGAGCATATTTATCAAGGTATAATTACTCAAATTTCCGATGTAGGGGCGCTCGTGGAGTTAGATTATTCTTCTCTCAAAAGTATTAATCAAGAATTTAAGATATTAATTAGTCAAAATCAGTTACCTGTCAAGTCTGAAAACGTAGAAATAATTGGTCAAAATTTATATCTTAAGGGTGAAGTATTAGAAGTTATTGAAGGAATAAATAATAATAAGTTAAATATAGTTTTTGATACCACAAATATTGAGCGTTATCGTCAATTAATTACTAAAATATATTGTCTTGATAATAACCCATGGACAAGTTTAAATACTGCTTCTGAATGGAAGACTATTTATCTATTATTTCGCTCTTTAATTACCACTCCTTGGCGTTGGATAAATTATAATATTTATCAAAGAAAAATGTTGTTGGGTAATATATCCTATGAGTTAGAAGGGAGTGAAGAAAAGAAAACTAAAACAGTATTAACTTCAACCTGGGATGATTAATTTATGTTGTTGTTACATATTATATTTTAAATTAATTCAAAAAATATTGTTGTTAATAACTGTAGTTTAAACTAAGAAAACATTCAAAGAGAATAAGTAAGCTAACAAAGATTAGCTCAAAAACGTTATAACCTTACCTTTGACTAACATTTCATGGGTATCATGACGAAAATTTTCTGGTCTGCTATATTAGTTCATACACAGGAAATTTTATTTTTGCTTATTTATATTTTCTCTCTATTTTCCTTTTATGTGTTTCCCTTTCTTATTCCTCTCTACATTTAGTCTAAACTACAGTTAGTTATTCGGACATATAATAGAAAGAAAAATGTCGTCTGTAAAACTAACAATGGATTTAAATCTACTATTTAACCTCTCGAATCTTTTTGTCTTACCCTTTTGGATACTAATGATTGCTCTGCCAAAATGGTCAATCACCCAAAAAATAATGAAATCTTACTTAATATTTATTCCCCTGATTTTGCTCTATATCTACCTATTTGTGACTAGCCTAGACGCAGAATCAGCCCAAACCTTATCTAATCCTCAATTACCAGAATTAGCCCAAGTATTTAGTAATCCTATCGTAACCTTTGCTGCGTGGACTCATTTCCTCGTCCTCGACTTATTCCTCGGCAGACATATCTATTGGCAAGGGCAAGAGAAAAATATTTGGACTATTCACTCTCTAATATTATGCTTATTTGCAGGACCTATGCGCTTTTTATCTCATATAATTACTGATGCCATTCAATCTAATTTCAAAAAAACAGAAATTATTATTGATAACTCCTAAGTCCAACAATCCCCATCATTTTTATTTAGGTGGGGCTTCATTATAAGAAAACAATAATTGTGGGCTATGACTGTAATCATCCACAAAATATTTTGATGGACTCAGTCTGTAACATCAAAACTATAATTGTTTATTATCAAAACTTATGTTATCTTTGAATCAAAATCTTAAAAACTGCAAATGTTAAATGGTTAATAATACCTCCTTAAAACATATACTGTCCCTTGAATTAAGCACAGGGAAAAAGACATTTTTATTAGAAAAAAATATCCATTCCTTGGGTAGAAGTTCTAGTAATTCTCTTATTATTAACCACCGAGTAACCTCTCGTCATCATGGCAGTATTATTAAAGTTATTTATCAACATAAAAAAGAAGACAAATTTGATATAGCTTTTTGGATTTTAGATGGTGATTTTAAGGGTAATAAAAGTAGAAATGGACTATTTGTTAATACAAAAAAGGTTGACATATACAAATTATCTCCCGGAGATATTATCATTTTAGGGGGCATAGAGATAAAAGGGAAATATGATATTCTAAACATCGATTCTAAGGAATTTTTAAGTGTCATTCATAAAGAAAATCCCCAAAATGTAACCTCTTTCATCACCACTGAAAAAGAGATTTTCCATAGTGACATATTAACTGAAAACTCGGAAGATAGTGATTATCAAGAACTAAAGCATATCGAAACAGAAAATAACTATTGTACCGATAGCATTGCTGAATTAATTGAAGGAATTATATTTATTGATATTCATACCTCCAAAATAATAGACTGTAATCAATCTTTTATTAAAATGCTTGATTACGAAAAAAAAGAAGATATTATCAAACTTAGTCTTGAAAATATTTTTACCATTGACAAAGAGATTTTAGAAGATGATATTAAACTATTAATCAGTGATAAATATGAAAGTGTTTTAAGACACTCTGCGATTAAGCAAAAAGAGAATGAGTTTTTACCTGTTCAAGTAAAAGTAAGGGCTGTTTCTCAAGGAGAAAGAAATTTGATTTGTATATCTATTTTAGACATAGCAGAAGAAAGAAAACTAGAAGAGTTATTACGTTATCGAAGCTATCATGATTTAATTACTAATCTTCCTAATTATAAACTGTTTAAAGAACATTTATTTTCTGTCTTAGCGAACTATTATAGTAACGAAGAAGGTAATATTGCCTTAGTATTAGTAAAAATCAACGAATGGAAAGAAATTGGTTATAACTATAACTATGAAGTTGCAGAACTAATTTTAAAAAAAGTCTCTAAAAAATTCAAAAAATTAATTTCCGCTCAAGACATATTGTATCATTGGCGCGATGACGAATTTGCTTTTTTGTTGGCTCAAAATACTGTGGAATATTTGGACAAAATTAAATATGAAATATTACTAATTGCCCAACAACCATTTTTAGTACAAGAGGAAGAAATACAAATAAGTTTTAGTATGGGTAGCGCATCTTATCCTACGGATGGTAACTATGAAGAAATTTTACTACAAAAAGCTGATCGCACTTTAGTTGAAAACTATTACGAATATATAAAAAACAAATAAATTATTAATAAATAATAGTAGTTTGAAATACTTATAAATTTTGCTAAAATCTTATATGCTGTTAATATGTTAGGGTAATTAATCTTTATAAAGAGAATAATGACTAACATTAAAAATTTACATTTATCTTTAGAGCATAACTTATTAAAAGAAAAACTAATTAACACTCCTAATAGCTTGATTATTCAAGACTTAGATGGGGTGTGTATGGGCTTAGTAAAAGATCCATTAAATAGAATTATAAAATGGGATTATGTGCAGTCAGCAAAGAAAATGAAGGATCATTTTTTTGTACTTACTAACGGCGAACATATTGGGAAAAGGGGAGTAAATAACATTATCGAAAAATCAGCTTCTTCTGCTCAAGAAGTCAAAGAAACAGGCTATTATTTACCTGGTTTGGCAGGGGGAGGAGTGCAGTGGCAAGACTGTTTTGGTAATGTAGAACACCCTGGTATAAGTGATAAAGAACTAAACTTTTTAGCTAGTGTTCCTCACATTGTTAGGGAAAAATTAACTGATTTTTGTATAAAAGAATGTAACTTTTTAAGCCCAAAAGGAATCAATAATATCATTGATGCAGTAATTCTTGATAACTTTGTTTCTCCCACAGTTAATATTAATACCTTTTATGAAAAATTAACTGATCACAATTCTATTTATATCAACTTACAAAACGAAGTTAAATTGTTGATGGATGAGTTATTAAGCCAAGCCGAAAAAGAAGGTTTAAAAGACTCATTTTTTGTCCATTATGCCCCTAATTTGGGTAGAGATGATAACGGTTTGGAAATATTACGTCCTGCCACAGAAACCGATTCAGGTACTACGGATTTTCAATTTATGGTAACAGGGGGAATAAAGGAAGC of Cyanobacterium sp. HL-69 contains these proteins:
- the bcsA gene encoding cellulose synthase (UDP-forming): MLKNSRIYPTTIIILSLITLLAIFVMAWLTENQAVNNIFEDIAMIQNNPPLWLQVPDFKSYYYLYIPAILSIIFCVLVNKLFSKQNKLTRLITITIFSFLMVRYILWRSLASLNFSDKTTGLFSIVLLGIELFFIFSPLLQNLLMLGLKFRNKEADRLSQTVIDGSYQPTVDVLIPTYNEPYDIIKKTIVACQGIDYQRKKVYLLDDGDRKEIAQLAYELGCNYITRPDNCHAKAGNLNNALKHTDGELITVFDADFIPQQNFLTRTVGFFQKQKLALLQTYQSFYSPDPVTRNLGLEKNFPPDVEIFSRHYQVIRDSWQSALCYGSSFLVRRSHLLDIGGFCQNSLSEDYHTGVKLSAQGYEVAYLNESLSAGLSAENIFGHIRQRQRWARGTIQSLFIAENPLTIKGLNFWQRLAHFEGIIQWFTSPLRIAIFFLPLAYTAGILPIEASLQEIIYFVVPYYCVQVGTFAWLNFRSRSAMISEVYNIVTTFPVTWEVIQTLITPLGSIFKVTPKGTKCDRYYFNWSLASPLCFVLAVNVANLISIIGLIQTDSLGELNSVGGISLILFWNIYNLMIISLSLWAMLDIPKPNNYEWFNIFEEIRVVIDEHIYQGIITQISDVGALVELDYSSLKSINQEFKILISQNQLPVKSENVEIIGQNLYLKGEVLEVIEGINNNKLNIVFDTTNIERYRQLITKIYCLDNNPWTSLNTASEWKTIYLLFRSLITTPWRWINYNIYQRKMLLGNISYELEGSEEKKTKTVLTSTWDD
- a CDS encoding hypothetical protein (GGDEF), which encodes MVNNTSLKHILSLELSTGKKTFLLEKNIHSLGRSSSNSLIINHRVTSRHHGSIIKVIYQHKKEDKFDIAFWILDGDFKGNKSRNGLFVNTKKVDIYKLSPGDIIILGGIEIKGKYDILNIDSKEFLSVIHKENPQNVTSFITTEKEIFHSDILTENSEDSDYQELKHIETENNYCTDSIAELIEGIIFIDIHTSKIIDCNQSFIKMLDYEKKEDIIKLSLENIFTIDKEILEDDIKLLISDKYESVLRHSAIKQKENEFLPVQVKVRAVSQGERNLICISILDIAEERKLEELLRYRSYHDLITNLPNYKLFKEHLFSVLANYYSNEEGNIALVLVKINEWKEIGYNYNYEVAELILKKVSKKFKKLISAQDILYHWRDDEFAFLLAQNTVEYLDKIKYEILLIAQQPFLVQEEEIQISFSMGSASYPTDGNYEEILLQKADRTLVENYYEYIKNK
- the ggpP gene encoding glucosylglycerol 3-phosphatase GgpP, with translation MTNIKNLHLSLEHNLLKEKLINTPNSLIIQDLDGVCMGLVKDPLNRIIKWDYVQSAKKMKDHFFVLTNGEHIGKRGVNNIIEKSASSAQEVKETGYYLPGLAGGGVQWQDCFGNVEHPGISDKELNFLASVPHIVREKLTDFCIKECNFLSPKGINNIIDAVILDNFVSPTVNINTFYEKLTDHNSIYINLQNEVKLLMDELLSQAEKEGLKDSFFVHYAPNLGRDDNGLEILRPATETDSGTTDFQFMVTGGIKEAGVLFLLNYYYYLHTGEYPLGEDFNVRKAPHTQEELLSLVVNNFDPEKMPFIVGVGDTVNSTVMEQNGKTIVRRGGSDRNFLQLIQNIGDKFNIDNAVVYIDSSGGEIKNRKPIKLGKDGEKTIVLEGPGDTLDKEEPLKLNMVFPQGHQQYCKFFCEVANSRKTD